The following are encoded together in the Desulfococcus multivorans genome:
- a CDS encoding AAA family ATPase, whose protein sequence is MARADLLIRLVQSGIRGDKATFRKVVEAIIAEERTKQHKVLAEKLEEMLNTAPIERPVTNGGGPMLDQRMGNLFHEVMPQRKLSDLILPDEVQQICQGLIQEQHRTDLLRSYNLEPRNRLLLIGPPGNGKTSLAEAIAEALVVPLLVVRYESVVGTYLGETAVRLKKLFEYASTRKCVLFFDEFETLGKERGDLHETGEIKRVVSSLLMQIDNLPSHVMVIGATNHAELLDRAVWRRFQVRMTLPGPTRARLTEWFEKFERRINIPLGYAPGTLAKRLQESNFAEVEEFGTTVFRQYVLEQPNADMKEIVSKTLQHWSARSVTVAQQDGPEVKDA, encoded by the coding sequence ATGGCAAGAGCGGATTTACTAATTCGCCTTGTCCAATCCGGCATACGGGGCGACAAGGCCACATTTAGAAAAGTCGTCGAGGCGATCATCGCCGAAGAGCGGACCAAGCAGCACAAGGTGCTGGCCGAGAAGCTCGAAGAGATGCTCAATACCGCACCGATTGAGCGTCCCGTTACCAATGGCGGTGGCCCTATGTTGGATCAGCGCATGGGCAACCTGTTCCATGAGGTCATGCCTCAACGAAAACTCTCGGATCTCATCCTGCCGGATGAGGTGCAGCAGATTTGCCAGGGCCTGATCCAGGAACAGCACAGGACCGACCTGCTCAGGTCATACAACCTGGAGCCCCGCAACCGCCTGCTCCTCATCGGACCGCCGGGCAATGGCAAGACGTCGTTGGCCGAGGCCATTGCAGAAGCACTGGTGGTTCCACTGCTTGTGGTTCGTTATGAGAGCGTCGTGGGTACATACCTGGGTGAGACCGCTGTCCGCCTGAAAAAACTGTTTGAGTATGCATCCACTCGGAAATGCGTCCTCTTTTTCGACGAGTTTGAAACCCTCGGCAAGGAACGCGGTGATCTGCACGAAACCGGTGAGATCAAACGCGTGGTGAGTTCGCTGCTCATGCAGATCGACAACCTGCCGAGCCATGTGATGGTCATAGGGGCAACCAATCATGCGGAACTGCTGGACCGTGCAGTATGGCGGCGCTTCCAGGTCCGCATGACACTGCCCGGCCCGACCCGTGCTCGCCTGACAGAGTGGTTCGAAAAATTCGAGCGCCGGATCAATATCCCTTTGGGATACGCGCCTGGCACTTTGGCCAAACGTCTCCAGGAATCGAATTTCGCGGAAGTCGAAGAGTTTGGCACGACCGTGTTCCGGCAGTATGTGCTCGAACAACCGAACGCCGACATGAAGGAAATCGTGTCCAAAACCCTCCAGCACTGGTCCGCCAGATCAGTCACAGTAGCTCAACAGGACGGACCGGAGGTGAAGGATGCCTGA